A single genomic interval of Dysidea avara chromosome 8, odDysAvar1.4, whole genome shotgun sequence harbors:
- the LOC136263444 gene encoding uncharacterized protein, translating to MRNSLVAHCSVTVRQCTMSILSLTIKLINTKRSTVIAKVIQFDENAMVRDCIGIIHQRMLESRLESILLVGEAANPCADDYGLFQPYIVNKIDKGRWLAAEKPLRVYGLSNDDVLEYLKKVGLLRVKLMDGTQESLIVDLSHNVDKLVRQFSGHIGITTPEEYSLILDQASEAEQLKDSRPGTLKCEKSQGCSAVGATTDWLDHYESLRTQGIGETEVLIFKRKIFFLKLHHNSIEVHLQFHQLQKDVVDDVLWCTKQEAIQLAALQCQVDLGDYEHTKHKALNLPRFLPHVYTKTKRITDDLIIAEHRKLHGMSEANAKLQYIKLCQSLPTYGVMFFQVQEEVKGHNKPVPILLGISKDSILGADAGSKSIKWKWKLSQLYQWRCLLDMLTFDFGKYSDHKYSVKTTEGKCISDMINSYINFTVMKYCNDQELTKQGVNKETEDKLSDACTGQTDPVLSNKPDQQSRKSEMDMYRIQKKNVLYIERKSSPDSRASISSASSKQSEIASSFYQHLEHLKNTQQIKSNNSEQIAGINASVNKLAEDAMGVEKRFDKLLQNVALAADKNIHELIYYGKQCCDELQQTYTQQLQQLILQLSCTQQHLLGMLTMVTSARLWVISHDQFIIEREIGRGTWATVHEATFQGATVAAKCLPGLVTTSEFKTLFQQEMEIALQCHHQNIVTFFGATIEGPPVILRELMDVSLKKACEQGRILDHQIHGIFHDVAKALHFLHTRPDPVIHCVVSSANVLLKVLYNGEWLAKLGDLGTAKIQQQTTTPSFGKIAPDAGDCTKFSPKIDVYSFGTLIIETLTQAHPFEMVDIPKIQVRKHYPQYYQLVTSCTKQQSSDRPTMYDVLVKLDKIGAAVM from the exons ATGCGCAATTCTCTCGTCGCTCACTGCTCCGTTACAGTACGACAGTGTACGATGTCTATTCTGTCACTTACCATCAAACTTATAAACACGAAGCGAAGTACAGTCATAGCTAAAGTGATCCAGTTTGACGAAAACGCTATGGTACGTGACTGCATCGGTATTATTCACCAGCGAATGCTAGAATCAAGACTAGAATCGATCCTACTTGTAGGTGAAGCTGCCAACCCCTGCGCGGATGACTATGGATTGTTTCAACCCTACATCGTTAACAAAATTGATAAAGGACGCTGGTTAGCAGCAGAGAAGCCTCTCCGAGTTTACGGATTGAGTAATGATGATGTCTTAGAGTATCTTAAGAAGGTTGGGTTGCTGCGGGTAAAATTGATGGATGGCACCCAGGAGTCATTAATAGTTGATTTGAGTCACAATGTGGACAAGTTGGTGAGACAATTCAGTGGCCATATTGGAATAACTACCCCAGAGGAGTACTCTTTAATACTTGATCAGGCCTCGGAAGCGGAGCAGTTGAAAGACTCAAGACCTGGCACTCTTAAATGTGAAAAGTCACAGGGTTGTTCTGCAGTTGGCGCTACAACTGATTGGCTTGATCACTATGAATCACTGCGCACACAGGGGATTGGTGAAACAGAAGTGCTTATTTTCAAGAGGAAAATTTTCTTTTTGAAGCTTCATCACAATTCCATTGAGGTACATCTTCAATTCCACCAGTTACAGAAAGATGTAGTAGATGATGTTCTCTGGTGCActaaacaagaagccatacaacttGCTGCCCTACAATGCCAGGTAGACCTTGGTGATTATGAGCATACCAAACACAAAGCCTTAAACCTGCCTAGGTTCTTGCCTCATGTGTACACAAAAACTAAGCGAATTACTGATGATCTGATAATAGCCGAACACCGCAAGCTACATGGGATGTCAGAGGCCAATGCTAAGCTGCAATACATCAAGCTATGCCAGTCATTACCTACCTATGGTGTTATGTTCTTTCAGGTACAAGAAGAAGTGAAAGGGCACAACAAACCAGTACCAATTCTGCTTGGTATTAGTAAAGATTCAATACTTGGTGCTGATGCAGGCAGTAAAAGTATTAAATGGAAGTGGAAATTAAGCCAGCTTTATCAGTGGAGATGTTTACTTGATATGCTCACATTTGATTTTGGCAAATATTCAGATCATAAATACTCAGTTAAAACTACTGAAGGGAAGTGCATTTCTGACATGATTAACAGTTACATTAATTTTACCGTAATGAAATATTGTAATGATCAGGAGTTAACAAAGCAAGGTGTGAATAAAGAAACAGAAGACAAATTGTCTGATGCCTGCACTGGTCAG ACAGATCCTGTGCTATCAAACAAACCTGATCAGCAATCACGGAAGAGTGAAATGGACATGTATAGAATTCAAAAGAAAAATGTGCTTTACATAGAAAGAA AGTCATCACCTGATAGCAGAGCTTCTATATCATCTGCATCATCTAAACAAAGCGAAATAGCATCATCTTTCTATCAGCATCTTGAACATCTCAAGAATACACAACAGATAAAATCTAACAATAGTGAGCAGATAGCAGGTATTAATGCATCTGTCAACAAACTGGCTGAAGATGCAATGGGTGTGGAGAAAAGATTTGATAAACTGTTACAAAATGTGGCACTAGCAGCAGATAAGAATATTCATGAATTGATATATTATGGAAAGCAATGCTGTGATGAGTTGCAACAAACCTATACTCAACAACTGCAACAATTGATCCTTCAACTTTCCTGTACTCAACAACATTTGCTAGGTATGTTAACCATGGTTACCTCTGCTAGGTTATGGGTTATCTCACATGATCAGTTCATTATTGAAAGAGAAATTGGTAGAGGAACTTGGGCTACTGTCCATGAGGCTACATTCCAAGGAGCCACTGTTGCTGCTAAGTGTCTTCCCGGTCTTGTCACTACCTCAGAATTTAAAACGTTATTTCAACAGGAAATGGAAATTGCACTTCAGTGTCATCATCAAAATATTGTTACCTTTTTTGGAGCTACAATAGAGGGTCCTCCAGTAATCTTGAGGGAATTAATGGATGTTAGCTTGAAAAAAGCATGTGAACAAGGACGTATCCTTGATCACCAGATACATGGTATTTTTCACGATGTTGCTAAAGCACTTCATTTCTTACACACCAGACCAGATCCAGTAATCCATTGTGTTGTGAGTAGTGCCAATGTGTTACTAAAGGTACTGTACAATGGTGAGTGGCTGGCCAAACTGGGAGACTTGGGTACTGctaagatacaacaacaaacaacCACACCAAGTTTTGGAAAAATAGCTCCTGATGCTGGTGATTGCACAAAATTTTCCCCAAAGATAGATGTGTACAGTTTTGGTACCCTGATTATTGAAACTCTCACTCAGGCTCATCCATTTGAAATGGTGGACATCCCTAAAATACAAGTCCGCAAGCATTATCCACAGTATTATCAACTGGTCACCAGTTGTACCAAACAACAGTCAAGTGACAGACCTACAATGTATGATGTTCTTGTAAAACTGGATAAGATCGGTGCTGCAGTTATGTAA